The following DNA comes from Ooceraea biroi isolate clonal line C1 chromosome 11, Obir_v5.4, whole genome shotgun sequence.
AAACACTCTAGCTGTTGACTAACTATAGTTACCACTCTCGTTGCCATAATAACTGGAATGTAGTGCACGTTTAATCGAATAACTCACAATTTCCTCGCGTGCAGACGATGTGACGTTTTACGTTCGGTGCAATCCGTCAGATGTCAAGAGTGGAAATGGGTCGCACGAAAGTTCTCAGAGAGCTCCAAGTGGAAGCATGGCTTACCAGAGACAAAATAAATCGATATCGTGGAGTTTTGAAACTGCATGGTAGacacaataaaaatgattggttttctatattaaaatacagataTATCTCTGCATTGTACACAGATATATCTACAGTATTCCAATTGTGAGAAGACATTgtggaaaacaattttattgcataGAATATTCATAgcaggaatattttatttccgaaacaaattaatgtataatataaagaatacatacatatacgattgatttaattatttttatacattcagCGCGCGAGAAGAAACTGCAGCAGTCGCAAGCGACGAAATTGAAATCTGCCGTGTCAAGAAAACTTGGGTCTCTGGCGGTGGATGTTAAGAGAGATCGCGAAATTGCCAATGATCTGAGCGAAGGCGGCAAACGACGCGTGTTAGGACCGTTGAGCGATTACAGAGAATTCTACTTGGCGCTTAATCGTCTAGAACCAACCGTAAGGATGGGCTAATGTGGGCTTTGAAGTTTTGAAACGATTCTGAATTTTACAAAGAGAATCTATAACtgggaaaaagaaaggataAATTCTGAAAATCACTGTAACGTGAGTATCGTGTTCCTTTTAGGAAATTTGTGCAGCCGTGTATCAAGATTGCGATTTGAAACGTCGACTCTTGGACAAACTCTACtacaagaaaaaagagaaattgaaGAAAGCTATCAAATTAGAGGTGTGATCTTTATACGACGTATTACACTACGTatctattacaataaaataactgCCGCGTTTTCTCgcatacttatatataattatatgagagtgatgcaaatataaaccagaatttatttatgttacgtTTGCATTCCGATTTagattttgaatatttttttgatacttataaaatttgtgagttataaattatatttttttgtttgccGGATGATAAGTTGGAACGCAGTGCTCTTTCAGTCGAGTTCGAGGAGCAAAGCGATGGTTTGCCGAACTGTGAGCAGCAACGATTAGTAGTACGATTACAGCAATCTATCACGAAATATAATACAGCGAAAGTAATACGTTCTACATATTGTTCAATGCTGAATATCCTAAAAAAGGTAAATCTTCATTTGTTGCATCTAAAATACATTTCAGAGATTTAGTCATACATTTACACATCTCGAAATCGagtagtattatttaaaaaatcttccTTGTTTTCATTGTCGGCATTATCTTGTAGGATGCAATATTCTTTGACACTTTATTGaacattttaaaagaaaatcagTCTTCGCAATGTAAAACGATGTTGAGGGTAACGGTGATGGGTCAGCTGGCAGCCGAGAATTTGGACGATGTCAGACAAAAGTATAAACGGATGACACGTGTCGTTTTGCGTAACATGAGAATTAGAGAGCAAATGTTGAGTACTGTACGTTGTCAAGTGGATGATTTGTGGGCTTATGCGCAGTCATTAGTGCGCGTTGAAGTAATTGCAGATAATCATCGAATAAAGATATttgtcttttctctttcttttttaaaaaaattataaaaatgaaaaaattatggaaagatcatatttatgataaaactttaagaaaaattgaatCTAAACTAACTCAGGACTATATTCCTGAAGTAGATCCATGCGAGATATTTGCTATAGAATTAGATATCTCATAATGATATCTTGATTATGAAAACAATTATtctcttattaataatgactTGCAGAGTGATAGTGCCTTTGCAAAAAAGGACACTGTTGAGACGTCTGCCGACAAGATATTGGAAAATCAGTTGATACATCTGCAAGATATCTGCAATAGAGTGAAAGATACTTTTCTAGTGCATCAATACCACGACGTGTTATCAAGGtatcttttcatttaatttcattctCGTTTCACTCATTTCATTCGATGCTATATGAGTATAACATCGAACATCTCAAAGAGCtttacaaaacaatttttctataaaaatgtcTGTCTTCTATGATTAGACTCGAAGACCAAGCCAATCAGAAGACAACTCTGCTGGCACGATTGAGTgccaatataaaaaatcacgatcttttgtttaataaaaagaatcaaGCTGTACAAATTCTCGAGACTCTCAAGCATTCTACAAAACCTATAGAACAGTAAGCGAttgttgcaaaaaatataacaaagtGCATGAGTAAAGgtattgtttaatataaagaacaaaattgatatttcttCGAACAaacttctttatctctttacttatatttttattatattatttgattaaatacATGTgtgataatttaagaaatcatCTCAGGTATAAGATAAATGGGCATGAAATACTGGAACAAATCGAGCTTGAGAAGAAACGTGAGAAGGAGCTGAAGGAACTGAAAAAAGCTCGCGGCGAACTGCTTACAAATATCAGAGCGGCTTTGCACAATATTAGTACGATGTTATTCTTTGTCAAACCTGTCGCCGTGAAAGCCGTGAAAAAGATAGCTAAAGATGTGAATAAGCAAACGCTGAAAGAAATGATAGCGATTGATGACAAGAAAGATATGGAAGAGACACTGTTGGAGCTTGAAGAAGGGGAAGCTAATGgtaaatcataatttattacccgtaattaatttatgaagaTTAATTGTTGTTAAAACTATTGATTTTTTAATCCAATTCGTCGATTTTAGTTCTACTGCTGCTGTCGAAAATTACTCGAAAAATAGGCATTCTCTTCGCCATGAGCAACTTTGATCTTAACGAGCAGGAGGAGAAGGCGCAGGATCTTTATCAAACCTATGTATCACATTAcaattctaatttaatattcgGGACCGGTGAAGAAGAACCGATAGGTAGAGGAtacgcatttatttatttctttattaaatgtatcaGTTACGTTATCGATTAATTACTTTCCACTTAAATTTTACAACAGGACTACTGGTCGAACACGAATTAGTTGACGTTACCATCCCAACAAGAGCCGACATAAAACTTCACAGCAGACAAATTGTAGAGGCGCGTTTAAAACCGGAATAGCGCTGCTCCAGGcttttcataataaaatactaaattCTCAACAcgcttttttattacatgtaattatatttaatttatgatacAGCACTGTGTTTTTATCTATCAATCTAGTACTCATCCAGATCGTTAACGCGACCTTGTCCTTTTCTCTTCTTGAACATCTCGAACGCCAACCAGCTCGGTATCCGTTCGCGAGGCATTGAATAAGCCAGTGGGAACTTGGGTTTCGGCTCTGGACCATTGAAGGGATGAACCTTCTTCAATTTTCTCAGCAGGAATTCCTTCATTATCTGCTTGGGGTCGCGATATTTGTCCAGATATATGTTGAAAGGTTTCTTCAAGGGGAACCACTCCTGTTTGTTAAGGAATGGCGCAGGGAAGTCGTACCGGAACATTGGTACTCTCACTTTCAATGTGTTATGATAAAAATCCTTGAGCGAGGAATCCCAGTCGGACTGGAAAAACGCCAAACCAGCGGGCGTCAATTGATCCTGGTACTTCCTGTAGAAATCCAGCGTTTTCCAGTTACGTTCCTGCAGAGTCAGGCAAGGACTCGTCCTCTTGTACTCTGACAAATCTATGTGGCGCTCCTGTTTGTACAGCACGAAGATGTATCTGCA
Coding sequences within:
- the LOC105275866 gene encoding uncharacterized protein LOC105275866 isoform X2; the protein is MSRVEMGRTKVLRELQVEAWLTRDKINRYRGVLKLHAREKKLQQSQATKLKSAVSRKLGSLAVDVKRDREIANDLSEGGKRRVLGPLSDYREFYLALNRLEPTEICAAVYQDCDLKRRLLDKLYYKKKEKLKKAIKLELERSALSVEFEEQSDGLPNCEQQRLVVRLQQSITKYNTAKVIRSTYCSMLNILKKDAIFFDTLLNILKENQSSQCKTMLRVTVMGQLAAENLDDVRQKYKRMTRVVLRNMRIREQMLSTSDSAFAKKDTVETSADKILENQLIHLQDICNRVKDTFLVHQYHDVLSRLEDQANQKTTLLARLSANIKNHDLLFNKKNQAVQILETLKHSTKPIEQYKINGHEILEQIELEKKREKELKELKKARGELLTNIRAALHNISTMLFFVKPVAVKAVKKIAKDVNKQTLKEMIAIDDKKDMEETLLELEEGEANVLLLLSKITRKIGILFAMSNFDLNEQEEKAQDLYQTYVSHYNSNLIFGTGEEEPIGLLVEHELVDVTIPTRADIKLHSRQIVEARLKPE
- the LOC105275866 gene encoding uncharacterized protein LOC105275866 isoform X1, with product MSRVEMGRTKVLRELQVEAWLTRDKINRYRGVLKLHAREKKLQQSQATKLKSAVSRKLGSLAVDVKRDREIANDLSEGGKRRVLGPLSDYREFYLALNRLEPTEICAAVYQDCDLKRRLLDKLYYKKKEKLKKAIKLELERSALSVEFEEQSDGLPNCEQQRLVVRLQQSITKYNTAKVIRSTYCSMLNILKKDAIFFDTLLNILKENQSSQCKTMLRVTVMGQLAAENLDDVRQKYKRMTRVVLRNMRIREQMLSTVRCQVDDLWAYAQSLVRVESDSAFAKKDTVETSADKILENQLIHLQDICNRVKDTFLVHQYHDVLSRLEDQANQKTTLLARLSANIKNHDLLFNKKNQAVQILETLKHSTKPIEQYKINGHEILEQIELEKKREKELKELKKARGELLTNIRAALHNISTMLFFVKPVAVKAVKKIAKDVNKQTLKEMIAIDDKKDMEETLLELEEGEANVLLLLSKITRKIGILFAMSNFDLNEQEEKAQDLYQTYVSHYNSNLIFGTGEEEPIGLLVEHELVDVTIPTRADIKLHSRQIVEARLKPE
- the LOC105275866 gene encoding uncharacterized protein LOC105275866 isoform X3, which encodes MSRVEMGRTKVLRELQVEAWLTRDKINRYRGVLKLHAREKKLQQSQATKLKSAVSRKLGSLAVDVKRDREIANDLSEGGKRRVLGPLSDYREFYLALNRLEPTEICAAVYQDCDLKRRLLDKLYYKKKEKLKKAIKLELERSALSVEFEEQSDGLPNCEQQRLVVRLQQSITKYNTAKVIRSTYCSMLNILKKSDSAFAKKDTVETSADKILENQLIHLQDICNRVKDTFLVHQYHDVLSRLEDQANQKTTLLARLSANIKNHDLLFNKKNQAVQILETLKHSTKPIEQYKINGHEILEQIELEKKREKELKELKKARGELLTNIRAALHNISTMLFFVKPVAVKAVKKIAKDVNKQTLKEMIAIDDKKDMEETLLELEEGEANVLLLLSKITRKIGILFAMSNFDLNEQEEKAQDLYQTYVSHYNSNLIFGTGEEEPIGLLVEHELVDVTIPTRADIKLHSRQIVEARLKPE